In the genome of Fusarium poae strain DAOMC 252244 chromosome 1, whole genome shotgun sequence, the window TACGGACAATGACGGGGCATACGGCACGGGTTGGATCACTGGCCTGGAACACGCATATCCTCACATCTGGGTCTCGCGACCGACTGATCTACCACCGCGATGTACGAGCCCCTGACCAGTGGCTTAGGAGACTTGTTGGCCACAAACAGGAAGTCTGTGGACTGAAATGGAATTGCGAAGACGGACAACTAGCAAGTGGTGGTAACGACAATAAGCTCATGGTCTGGGATAAGCTCTCGGAAACACCGCTATGGAAGTTTTCAGACCACACCGCAGCCGTCAAAGCAATCTCGTGGTCACCCCACCAGCGTGGTCTACTGGCTTCTGGAGGCGGTACTGCAGACCGTCGCATCATTTTCCATGACACCGTCAAGGGCTCAGTCATTAACGAGATCGATACTGGCAGCCAGGTCTGCAATATTGCCTGGTCTAAAAATTCCAATGAGATCGTGTCGACACATGGTTACAGTCAGAACCAGATCGTTGTTTGGAAATATCCTTCCATGACACAGGTCGCTAGTCTTACAGGCCACACCTACCGAGTGCTTTACCTGGCTATGAGTCCTGACGGCAGAACAATCGTGACCGGAGCTGGCGACGAGACCTTGAGATTTTGGTCTACTTTTGGTCGAAGACCTGGATCCCGGGAAGATGGCGACAACGGAGGTCGACTAGCTGATTTGGCTGTCATCCGATAAGACGTTTGTCTGATGGCGAGAGAGGTTGCCGCGAGTTGTTTCGAGGGGCATTCGGGACTAATTGATCATGCCTTGCTCAGCCCCCCCTCATCATTAATATCATCGCGCATCTCTGTATCTCCAACTGCGGCACTCGGAGACGTAATGACTACCACAAGTAGCAAGATATCCGCTGCAAACACATCATAAAAGGCGACTGCATCATGCATTAAAAGGCGTTGCATCTGACTCATGTTCTTCACTGGCTTTTGGGAGGGTTGGTGTTGGTCGGATTGCTTTAAACAAATATCATGGGATTTAGGGGTTTGCGGCGGATTATGACACCCCTTTTGAATTAACGGATGGGTATTACGACGGAACGGACTCAATTTAACGCTTTACCCTGTACGCAGGCAAAGCAATTAGCGGCAAAGATACAGCGACTGTTTTCTGCATATTTTCACCTAGCTGTCAGGCCTTAGTAGCGTAACGGATTAGCTGTTTAGCTAAGGTAAATAAATGCCTCACGAATCTGACGGGGCAGATAGATGTCCCTATTCAAGTTCAAACAAAGCTCGCCTTTCTACAATTGTTCTATGCATGTGCTCAATACGAGATGAAAAGAACCATTTCAAAAGGTAGAAGTGAGAACAGTAGAAACAACGTGATAAAAGGATCGCTTTTTACATCTTGCAGGTTTTGGTTTACCATGTGCTGTCACCTAGAATAAGATGCATTATTTGAGAAGATCAGTTACTGTGATGAAAAATCAACATTGGGATACTATGTGTAAGCTCTTATCCTGCTATATTGCCCGAGAATCAAAACGACAgtagaaaagaagaaccaGCCCCagtatatatcttataaacCTAGGTCTACCTCTACACACCACAATATCTAATCCACTCGCCGGCCTCGTGTGTTGTTCACAGGTCGTCCATCAACTCCGGTAGAGGAAGAAGTCTGCATATCGTTCAGAAGTGGAATGTTGTCCACACTCATTGGTCGGTTAGCGTCGTCTTTAGACAAAGATGTGCCTTTCATCATATCTTTCTCGCGATCGACTTCGTTCATAGAGGGGATCTGACCAGTCGATGCTGATGGAGCTACCCCTTGTTGGGTGAGTTGGTTGGCCGAAGATTCGTCAGGTCGAGCTCCAAGAGTAGGCGACTGCGGCAGATGTTCTGGAGAATTCTGCCATTGGGCCACCTCGGCCTTCATAGCCTCCAGTTCTTTCTGGAAGCGCACACCAAACACGTCAATGTAATAAGTAGCACCATTGTAAATACTCCAAGTAAAGACCACCATGAGAAAAGCTGCTGATGCCCAACGACTGAGGAACCATAGTGGGCAAGGCAGCATAGTAAGGAGAGCGTAAGAGTACTGGATCAGCATGAAAGTTGCCTCTTGCAAACCCTCTGGCTGTCGCAACACGAACTTTCCGAGCCATGTGTTGGCATACGACTTCTTCAACCAGGTGAAGGACGTCGGCCGACCAGCTGCGATCTTGTCTCTTCGGCGCACGGTAATAAAGACGTAGTACAACAACTGCCAGAAGACATAAGGAAGGGTGCTCCAGGCAAGCATCGAGACAACATTAGCGTAGGCTGTTGGGGACCCTGGTGGTGAATTCTTGATGGTCCAGATCGCAGGAAAACGTTCTTTTTGCCTTTCAGGAGAGAACAGATGaacaatgcaatgcaaaGTTGCGCAAGGCATGATATGGATAAACAAGGAGGTAACTTTGTCGAAGCTGTGGAAAACAAGTGAGTTGCGCCACATGATGATAGCAACGGCATTGTTTCCGAAAGCCAGGCAATACGAAGCAGTAAATAGGCGCTTGGAACCCGGAAACACCCATATCGAGAGCGCCAGTAGTAGGTTGGTGAAATAGCAAAGATCGGCTACAAAGTAGTGGTAACCGCGTTGGCGATAAGTGAAGAATCGGATAGGCATAAAGTACAGAAGTTGTACCGTGTACCACCAATGGAACTGCTCTGGGTAAGCGCCGATAAGATACCCGCTGAGGAAGATGTTCATGACACCAAAGATGAATGACACCTTTTCGCGGGCACTGATGACTTTTGTGTCGCCCCATCGCTTGCCGAGTTTGTCCACGCGGTGTTGCATCTGCTTCCGATACCTGTCTAGTTGTTCATCGGCTTCAGGGACCCGGCGTCTCCATTCCTCAACCATGCGATGCCGAGCAGACtgtgtcttggtcttgattGCTTCTCTGGAACGGCGAACCTTGTCTGTCTGGGCCGTGATGCCCTTTTGCAGTTTCTCGAGCTGCTGTGGCAAGGCAAAGTTCtcaaggagatcaagaaCAGACAAGCGATCTAGAGGTGGACCATCCCAATCTTCATGGTTGGAGCTGCTACCAGAGAAGGATGGCTGTCTCGAATGCATCGAACCCCTAGGTGTAGTGGCACCAAGAACGGGAGTATCGAGCAAGGTAGGATCGGTAGGCGCATTGTTTGGAGAAGCAGGTTCAGGCGTTAGAATAATCTCGCTATCGGTTGAAATGTTGTCGGACTTGAGGCCTTGGGCGACGCCCGAGGCAGTTTTTAAATCGTCGTCCATAATGTGGGCTAGTCTCGTCGCCCGGTTTTACGTGTCTGAGCGATACACGGCTCTGAAGCAGGACGGAAGTGTCAACTACAGGGCACGGAATTAGATGGCAcaacgatgacgacgaaACGAGGGACGTACTCACGAAGGAGGAAGCGTGGCCAGTACAGAAGGACGGTGTAAAGAAGCACAACGCAAAGTTGGCAAGGTACCTAGGAGAGTAATGTACCCAGCGTATAGtgtttatttatataagacgGCAGCTGATTTGGGAAAGCTGTATTAATAGACGAGAGTGGTGGGGATCATTCGTCCCTTGCACCTAAGTCAAGGGGTCGGGTGATGGTAGATAGAAGACAAGATGAGTTAGGCACGATATGGTATGAAAGAGGAGAAAGTTGAGGAGAGGCTAAGGGAAACAAACACCAGTGGTGACGACGTATGCACGTGGTGGATGGATGTGTTGTGTTTGAATCTACCTACGTCCAGCACATCCCAACAGTCAAGTTACCTTGAGCTCCATGGACCCTGGAATGATGATGAAATGCGAATGGACGTGCTGAAAGCTTGCTTGGCTCGGGGAAGTGGGGACAGTAGCACATGCATTTACGGCCCTATTGGCGGCGATCCTTTTTTCGGCCCTCTTCCATCTCAAACAACAAGCATTTCTTGATACATGCTGGCTGTTGCAAGTTGCATCATAAATACTAGTAGGTAGTACTGAGATTTATTTTTTGCTTCTGACGTTCTGTATCATCTTTACTAGTCTTATCAGCAGAAAATACTGACACGGCTCTCTGTTCTTCTGGTTACTTTAGAGATAGGTACACTACCTAGTATCACACGatgcctacctaggtacctatatATCACAATCATGTGAACTTGATAAAAGATCAgcccttcttctttgttgTAACAGTACGTGGTGATTTGCTCGATTCCAATTGGTTGTAATGTTACGCTGAATAGGCccaggtaggtatgtatgtatgtatgttaGTACTGTATCGGCACTCTCGACTCAACAGTATAATCCGGTCAACTTGATGCCCAAACCTTTACTGCACTACTGTTGATTGGTAAAGTGTAATCTAGTTTCTAGACATCTAATTATCAATCGCCAGCCTGATGTTTGGATACTACATAGAAGTTCATCTCTGGATTTTATCAGTTAGTGCCTGAGGATCTAGACTAGGTATTGAATTAAGAACTATAGATTCTGATTGGATGGGTCACGGTAGACAGAACTCTGTGGGTGCTACATATTAAGGAAGTCACCCAGCTCAGCTCCCCCCCACTGCACTCTCTATCGCACAGGCCACCCCATTCTGCtaacttacctacctaggtacctagttgACGACGGAAcccagccaagccaagccagtcGCGCGACGCGTTATTCACACTTTCCCATTCTTCGAGTACGCCAGACGGTGAACTGCATTTAGCATCTACTTTTCTGTTGATGATGCATGTTATTAGTCGCAATCTATTAAATCTCGCGACCTAACTTCGGTATTTATTGCGCATTGAACCTGCGCACAAAATTGAATATTCCTTTGCGCCATTCGTTGGTCGCATTTTGAGCCCTGGCCACTTTGACGCGCCTTGTTCGCTGGCGCATAGGTTCGCTTCACCATAAGTGTGCCCCTCTGGCTCAACATCGCCCCGTTCTGCCTCGATTATACACTTCTCATCAACCACGAATACCAGGGCATTCTGTCCCACGACGTCGCCATGGGTAAACTAATTCGTCTCGAGTTATTCAGTTCGTCTTCCTTGCCTATATTGAGTTGCAAACCAAGGGCCTCTGAGCTGACCAGCTGAACAGACTTCAAGTCGTATAAAGGACATcatgttcttctttttggagACTCATACTTTACTTCCATTATTGGTCCCAATGGATCCGGAAAGTCCAACTCGTAAGACGCCTGACTTCTATACAGACCTTTCCTAACCCTTTGACAGTATGGATGCCATCTCGTTTGTCTTGGGCATCAAATCTTCACACCTGCGCTCCGCCCATCTCAAGGACCTTGTTTATCGCGGCCGAGTTCTGAAAACAGCCAAAATCAATGACGATGGCTCTGCGCAAACTAACGGGGACGCCAATGGCGACGACAAGGCCTCTCGCGGCGACCCAAAGACTGCTTGGGTTATGGCTGTGTACGAAGACGACGCGGGCGAGGAACAGAAATGGAAGCGCTCTATCACAAACCAAGGCGCTAGCGAGTACCGAATCAATGACCGCGTTGTTACCGCCCAGCAGTACAATGAGTCACTCGAGAGCGAAAACATCCTGATCAAGGCCCGAAACTTTCTTGTTTTCCAAGGAGATGTCGAGGCCATTGCGTCTCAGTCGCCACAGGATCTGACGCGTTTAATTGAGCAGATCTCAGGGAGCTTAGAGTTCAAAGCCGAATACGAAAAGACGCAAGCCGAGGCCGAGCAGGCTGCCGAAAATCAGAATTTCCAGCTTCACCGACGACGCGGTATCAATTCCGAAATCAAGCAGTATCGAGAGCAGAAGAGAGAGGCAGATAACTTCCAAAACAAAACAGATGAACGTGATGCAGCCATTGTCACACACAGCTTGTGGAAGCTTTACCACTTCCAGAAGGCTATGGACGACTCGTACGCCGCGATCCAGGACCATCAAGAAGACCTTAAAGAATTGCGCCGTAACGTGGAATCATTTGAGAAGAGGCTTGATGCTGCCAGGAAGGAGCAGGCTGCTGCGAATCGCCAAGTCGCCCTAATCGACAAAGATATTAAGGCCAAGGCGAGAGATATTGAAGATAAGGAGAACAGCCTTGTTCCAGTCGAAGAAAAGATCAACGAATCTGCCGAGCAGGTCAAGAGGCTCCAAGTCCAAGTTGCCAAGGTCACCAAGGAACATGACGAGCAAGTTGAGGTTGTTCAGCAAGTTCAGAGGAGTATTGAAAGCGTGGAGAAGGCCCGTGAGGTATTTGAAAACGACTACAAAGAACAGATGAAGAAACAAGGCCGAGAGGTCAGTGACGAGGATCGCCGAGAATACAACAGACTTCGCGCCCAGGTCATGTCCCGAACAGGCTCTAATCAGGCCAAGCTCGAAAATCTTGATCGACAGCGAAAGGCTGACGAGGTCACTGTTAATAACTTGAAAGGAAAGGTCGACAGCATTGCAGCAGCTATTAGCAAGATCGAAGCCGAACTTGCAAGTATCGACGAACGTAGAGCATCAGCGCAGACTATCTCGAAAGAACTTTCAAAGGAAATCGACGCCAAGAAAAGGGAGTTCAACCAGCTTCAGTCGGAACGAGTCAGGACCAACCAGAAGAGAACTGAACTTGAGGAAAAGCTTGAGGACGTGGTCCGGAAACTCAGGGAAGCCGATGATGGTCGCCGCCAAAACGACCGGGAGGCCAGAATGAAAGAAATGGTGACAACGTTGAAACGTATGTTTCCAGGTGTCCGTGGCCGCGTTGGTGATCTTTGCAAACCGAAGCAGAAGAAGTTCGACGAGGCTGTTATCGTTGCACTTGGCAGAGACTTTGATTcagttgttgttgattcTGAAAAGATTGGCGTTGAATGTGTGCAATACCTAAAGGAACAGAGATTTCCTCCAATGACCTTCATTCCCTTGGACAACATCAAGGTGAATGCCGTCAACACTGCTGTCAAGGGCTTCTCCGGCGCACGGTTGACGATTGATACAATCGATTTCGAGGCTACCGTCGAACGTGCCATGTCGTATGCATGCGGTAGTTCCGTTGTATGCGACTCTCTCGACATCGCGAAAAATATATGTTACGAAAAGAAGATCCCAGTCAAAGCTGTGACGTTGGAAGGCTACATTATCCACAAGGCGGGCTTGATGACTGGTGGTCGTGGCCCAGAATCGAAAAACAAGAGGCGGTTCGAGGAGGCCGACGTCCAGAACCTCCAACGGATGGCTACCAAGCTGAGGGATGAGATCGCCGGACTCCCTAAGGTTGACCGTAGAGgtcctcaagaagaagggctACAGAGCGAGCTATCGGGACTCGAGAGGCGGTTGGTGGTTGTCAAAGACGAGCTGGCAGCGTTCAACAAGAACCATGCGAGCAAGAAACGCGAGCTGGATAATCAAAGGCGGCAGCTCCAGGAGCTCGAGCCTAAGTACCAAGAGCAGGCTTCGCAGCTTGAGAGCACCACAACCACTTGCGAAGAGTTTCGAGACGCCATTGCACGAGTGGATGATGAAGTGTTCGGAGACTTCTGTAGGCGACTCGGCTACAGCGACATTCGCGCTTACAGGGATTCTCAAGGCAAGCTAGAGCAGGAAGTTTCCGAGAAGCGCAACGAATTCGAGGTTCAGAAGCAGAAATTGTCTAGCAGACTGGGATGGGAGGAAGGGAGGGTGGCTGGTTCGGCAGGCCGCCTCGACATAATACAGAAACAGATCCGGCATTTAAAGAAGGAGATCAAGACCtacaccaagaccaaggatgAGATCGAAAACGCCTTGCGCGAGGAACAGGAGGCACTCGAGGCCCTTCGCGAAACTTTGGATGAGAACAGATCGGAGCTTGCTGAGAAGAACCAGAAAGTTTCCGAGGCCAAGGTTGAGGTACAAAAACGCTCCAAGGATATCGATACACACTTGAGAGATATCAACGCTCTTGAGACGATAGTCCAAAAGAATAGTTCGAGCAAATCAGCGTTACTCCGACGATGCCGTTTGGAACAAATCCGTATACCGCTTGTGGAGGGTACTCTGGATAACCTGCCCAACGAAGATGAACTCCTTCGCCAGGACCCAGACGCCATGGATAtcgacgaagatgacgaggaaATGATGGATATGGCCCTCAATGATCACGGAATTGCGATAGATTTTGATGGCCTTGATGAGGATCTCAAAGCTGTGAGTGCTACCATCGCTCATGGAGAGAAGTTACTGACAATAATATAGTCCGATGACCCTAGTGTTGAAGATGGTCTATCAGAGAAGATCACAAGCCTGACGTCCGAATTAGAAAAGCTCAACCCCAACATGCGAGCAATGGAGAGGCTGGAGAGTGTTGAAACCAGACTGAGAGTCACGGATCAAGAATACGAAGACTCAAAGACCGCGGCAcaggaggccaaggaggctTTCAACCAGGTCAAGCAAAAGAGATATGACCTTTTCAACAAAGCTTTCAGTCATATCCAGGAGCAAATTTCGCATGTATACAAGGACCTCACTCGATCAGAAGCATACCCCCTTGGTGGTCAAGCCTATCTCGATATCGAGGAGGACACGGACATGCCTTACCTGTCTGGTATCAAGTACCACGCCATGCCACCACTCAAACGTTTCAGAGATATGGAGCATTTATCAGGTGGTGAAAAGACTATGGCAGCTCTGGCCCTTTTGTTCGCCATCCACAGCTACCAACCCAGTCCTTTCTTTGTTCTCGACGAGGTGGATGCCGCTTTGGACAACGCCAACGTCGATAAGATCAAGAAGTACATTAAGGATCACCGAGGTCCGGGTATGCAGTTCATCGTCATTAGTCTCAAGGCAGGCCTATTCCAGGATAGTGACAGCTTGGTGGGTGTCTACCGAGACCAGGAAGTTAACAGTTCAAGAACCCTTACTCTAGATGTAAGTCTCCATACACGCGCCCTGACATACTTTCGCTCACTAACATCAAATAGTTGCGCCAATACGCGtgagaaagtatataaacaTTGTCGACTCTTTTGTTCTGTTTCTTTTCGCAGCGACTATAGGAAGATGTCCATGTTTGGCCTGGGCCAAACATGGTGGAGGCATGGATGGTTTTATATGAATTGACAAAATTCATCGCGTTAGTCAGTAGGAAGTATTGCAGTAAACGTGTAAACATTGCAGACCTCGTCACGAATTGGGATCGGACCACTGTTGAATTATATACTTGAGGTGAACCTGTCTAATTAGGAGCaaggtttttatttttgttctttattataaagggtATAGGGCTACATCATTTGCAACGCCTGACCCTGTCTGCCAATGACGTGGCGTGCATTGTATTAAAGAAGTAGAAACTTTGAGTTGTGTCTATTTGTGTTACTGTTGTCCGCTGGCAGGTCGATTGGGATTAGCCCCCAAGAGCCAGCCTACGCCAGACACCAGTGTACCAGTCGCAGCTTCTCTCAGCTGATCTCTCTTCCTTGTTCTATTTTGCTCATGAAGCTCAGATTCAGAGGATTCCGATTCTGGATTCGTCTTGTCGGACGTGAAGGAATTCTGTAGCGAACCCTGCAGGCTTGACAACACGGTCAGATTCTTCGATGCAACTCGTGCCGTGGCCCTAGACAGATCGAACAGAGACATCGGTGCTTCTTCAGCTTGGCGAGCGGTTGCACTAGCAGTAATGTTGCGTGGCGGATATGCTTTGTCTGGATTTGGTGCATCGAACGAGCCAGGAAGTCCAGAAAGATCGCCTGCAGTATCCCAAGCGGCCTCTCGGGCAGCTTCCTCCTTGACTGCAGCGTCCAACTGTTCTTCGCAGCGACGGAAAGTCTTTAATACTTCCTGGAGTTGAGAAGGCGGTGCGATGCGCAGAGAAGTTGCGAGGCACTCGATACGCTGTTCGAGATGACGAATCTCTGGATTTCCACTGGCCGTGCCTAGATGTGTTGGTTTCTGAGACCTCTCTGTTCGCACATATTTGCCAGCATCTAATGCTGCCTTCCATGACCATTCGTCACAAATACCGGTATGTTGTTTCCTACGCTCGGTCTCGTTAACACCTAGACGGCTGACTACATAGGAGTAAGCGGTTTCAAAGTCGTCTTCACGCAACGCCGCTCCAACACAAATTGAAACAATGCGCTTCTCAACCATTGACCGAACAGAGTTCAAGTCAGTTATTGTTGGCTGACGAATGCCCGGCCTTGCTTGAGTTGGTAGATCTGCATCGACCATATTGCTCCCCAATTCAATAAACTCTTGCAGACGAGTGTAGGCTGTTGGATTCTGTTCCAAAACCTTCTCGATGATGGACACAGGATCAGAGTGCACTCGAAGGACCACTGGACTAAAGGGTTCGCCTTGTTTAAGAACAAGACGATAGTCACTTAGCGCATGTGTGGCTTTTAATAACGCCTCGACACGTCGTCTGATGGGGTGGGTGTTGTCCATTATTGTAGGAAAGGCTTTGATACTGGTACCCCGTTAGCAAGAATATACTTGGACGGATTAGGAGTTAACCTACATCTCGTCACATTTCTTCAAACCTCCCCTAGTTCGGTTGGGGTTCGAGGCATTATCGAACGCACTCAAAGCCGAGTTCTGAACCGTGTTGAGTACAGCTGGCGCAGAGAGGGGGGCATCGGGCCCTTCTTGATCGTAGAGAGACCTCGCCAGAGAATAACCTGAAGAATGTCAGATCATGATCACGAACTAGTATGTTGATTAAACTTACGTGAGCGTGAGAGCATGGCCTTCAAGAG includes:
- a CDS encoding hypothetical protein (TransMembrane:8 (i176-195o201-218i225-245o251-270i282-302o327-352i397-417o423-442i)~BUSCO:15758at5125) — translated: MDDDLKTASGVAQGLKSDNISTDSEIILTPEPASPNNAPTDPTLLDTPVLGATTPRGSMHSRQPSFSGSSSNHEDWDGPPLDRLSVLDLLENFALPQQLEKLQKGITAQTDKVRRSREAIKTKTQSARHRMVEEWRRRVPEADEQLDRYRKQMQHRVDKLGKRWGDTKVISAREKVSFIFGVMNIFLSGYLIGAYPEQFHWWYTVQLLYFMPIRFFTYRQRGYHYFVADLCYFTNLLLALSIWVFPGSKRLFTASYCLAFGNNAVAIIMWRNSLVFHSFDKVTSLFIHIMPCATLHCIVHLFSPERQKERFPAIWTIKNSPPGSPTAYANVVSMLAWSTLPYVFWQLLYYVFITVRRRDKIAAGRPTSFTWLKKSYANTWLGKFVLRQPEGLQEATFMLIQYSYALLTMLPCPLWFLSRWASAAFLMVVFTWSIYNGATYYIDVFGVRFQKELEAMKAEVAQWQNSPEHLPQSPTLGARPDESSANQLTQQGVAPSASTGQIPSMNEVDREKDMMKGTSLSKDDANRPMSVDNIPLLNDMQTSSSTGVDGRPVNNTRGRRVD